The genomic stretch caagtcacagaaaaaaaaaacatgaattcacAGTTGTCTTGTATATTCGCAGTATTCAGTGTCTTCTCTCACAGCTTGTCTTTAGAGACAGATGTTAAACTGAGCATCCATGATGTTCAGTATGTGTATTAGGTCTCTTAAGCAGGTGAGTTCTGTGCAGGTGGTGTTTGGTTGTTCTCCACAGAGACACAGCTGCAGCACTTGGCATCTGAGAGGAAAGGCACCTTCTCCAGACGAGACAGATAGACGAGCGGCTGGATGGTGCTGCTGATGTTGAGGAAAGCGAAGCCCACAGGCTGCACGTAGCAGCGAAACACATCCGGGGAGTAGTAGTCTTCAAAAGGAAACAGCGCTACAAGCGGCAGGTAGTTACATATGATGATACAAAGGATAGAGAGCACCATCTTGAAGGCCCTCTTCTTCAAGGGTTGCATCTTGTCTTTCCCTGGTCCACGGGACTTCTTCAGGGCCCACAGGATGCTCACGTTACACACGGCCATCCAAGTAAACGCCGCCAGGATCTCGCCGGTGAACACTTTCTCGAAGTTGGGGAGGCCTCCCACGACCTTGGCTGCGGAGTAGGCAAAGGTGAGGCAGTACACCAGCACTGAGAGGCTCAACCTGTACTTGATGTGCTTGAGCCGCCCAAACATAATTGGGAAGAGCACAGCCACGAAGCGATCCAGGCAGATACAGGAGAGAAACAACGGCCCGCTCGTGTCTTTAACGCCGTAGGAGAACTTGATGGCGGACCACACCTCTCTGCTCTGCCAGAGGTAGATGTTAAGGAAGCTGATGGGGGTCATGGCACCGAAGTAGGCGTCCATCAAGGCCAGGCAGCCCAAGAATATGTCAGACGTGGTGGGTGTTTTGCGATTACGGATGAGGATCGCAATGACAAGCAAGTTGGCCGGGATTCCCACGATTACGTTGATGCACTGCAGGGTCAGGTCAAAGAGAATGCCTTCTACCTGCTCATCGCACCCGTCGACCACACTGAAGGGTTTCACTGTGGCGTTGAGGTCAGCGGTGGCGTTTAGAGGGAGTCGGGTCGGGAGAGAAGTCGAGTTCAGCGGTGAAGATACATTTCTCGCCATGATTCTGTAACTGTAAAAGGATTCTGATGGGAGAAGAATAAGAATAGTAGTGagagtttacatttttatcacaaTACAATTTCCtattaaccttttccactccacccCTCTTTTTTATaaacccatttttgtcttttttaggggagaTCAGGGGGACTTTaggaggagatagcaggtcaacagtagatgtcacatagaagtggtgtacatcatctgaaagctgggaacctgaagattaatttgagatgcagctcagcactgtgtgtcaagttgttcatAAATCAGATATTAGaagattaattaattcaaatatattgcgagagtgtataagggtttagaacattatgatggaagtatatgatggtcattcccatgctctattatgtctcataagtttttgcagcaattttttgggttgataccatttgttacacagatttggtgttaGATTTagccattttttaccactcaagaattgttaaaaattatcaataatccctccaaaataccacattaagacatcaagaccttgagggacaccatagaaaaagccatgctgtgatttggtatcaaaaacttttgacatttggagatttctgcaagaatttcattttttggAGATTGGatagcgagcacttctgttctggaaactgctcagaaaccctcttattgtcaatctacctataggaaagccatccatcctctgaatgctctaggtctctagtttgtgactgtaaagtttcatgaggctgtgatcatcctagaggtcaccacaggtcattttatacagtgaggtcaagtttcaaaaaatggtctcaatataatgaaatggctactattaggactaacatcatcacacatgaatacagttgggctctttggatccacaagagtcccagctttacagtgatacccaatttatgtaattccaagactttggtatttttgcttgaaaaattgaCCAAAAcgatttgaatgcaggacttgtgcttgaaatggaatataataatatttgagtaaaggatctgaatacttccttaTCTGTTTATGTAGACCTGTATTTGAAGAGTTGCACAGTTATTTACTGTTTTCACACTCATGGACTGGATTTGCATCATTCACAAAGAACCGGTGACTCACTTTGTGCTTCCTCGCCGTCATAGGTTCTAATTTGCATTTGTCTCTGTGGACTCTTTAAGCCCGACCACGTCTGCGCTGCACAACACTCAAAAGAGCTGTGTCACATATTTACAAGTTAGCCATTAACCTGAGGGATCAGTGAAATTCGCCGTATCCAAACAATGAttacaataaatacacaaattggCTGTTGAATAGACACATCTGTACACAAAAGCCCATCAATAAGTCCTATTAATGTGAAGATTAAAATGTTCAGGGTTTTGACTCTGTttccaataaaataaaaaaatgaataaaaaacagcaaaatatcattaaaatgtATACTTTTCCCCTTATTTTGGATGGAAATTCTTCATATTTTAACTCCTATTTTCAGTTTAGGGCGCTCTTAAATGGCTCAAAAAACAGGGACccttatactgcatgcaaaaaactgcatgtgattatcataaagtgggcatgtctgtaaaggggagactcgtgggtacccatggaacccattttcattcacatctcgaggtcagaggtcaagggacccctttgaaaatcatgccagtttttcctcgacaaaatgtatcctaactttggagcgttattttgctAACATGTCATGGTTTGTGCCTCTAAAACTAAGCctactacagcctctgaaagacagtaaaaggTCTCAGAGGTGTTTATCAAGGGGATACGTCATCTTGTTTTCTAGCTCAGTACAAATGATCCCGCCTGCGTCACGTCAAACATACTGTTGTTCATTAGAATCTGTGTTTCTAATCTGCCGAGAAGTTTATTCTCAGTAGAGTTAAACCAGCCGCAGAGTAAAACGAGACGGTTcccagagagaaacaaaaacaccttAAAAACACCGTCAGGGCTTCTCCTCGGGCTGTTATCCTGTTATTGTGTCTGCGTGGACCTTCCTCTGGGAAAAGACTCCCGTATGCACCAGGGACATCTAACTCATTTAAGGGACTCGTACTAAAAGCCCCGCCCTTTCACAGCAGAATAAAAGGGCAGCTATTTCCCAAATTAAAATGGCAAGGTTCAGATTCTGCATGTAGACAATAGCTTCAGACTATTGTTAGTGAGGGCAGTGGGGATTTCCTGGAGCTCTTAAAAGCCTGTTTCTGACATTTAGATATTCCTAAAGCTAATTTCTGATCAGAAAAGGACAATAAGctggaaaataaatgtaataatggCTGGATTGGTGGACTAATAACTGGGAGGAAACCATTCCAGGTGTCCTGAGCCCTGAGCTCAGAGTTTCTTTCTACAGGAGGACCACAAAAGgaagatttttttaatacatgCCCTAAATGTCAGGTTTCATTCTGTGCTCCGGGACTATTTACTGAGTCAGGCTGATTTTCATCTTCTCATGCAGTACACCTGAGCTCCCTCCACTGAGCCGACTACTGGAGCCAGAGGCTGTGATCGTTCCTTGTGCAGCCATCAAGGGGCCTAATTCTGCTTTAATGTGGACCTTTTCTTGGCCTCTCTCCCTCAGTGGACGCCGGTGTTTCTCACCTCACTCCGCTGCCGGCTCAACCTCAGGCCACACTCGCTCCTGTGGGGCTAATCACACTGACGGAGGAGTGAAGCTCTTCGCCGAGATGGTCGTCCCTGGAGACGGCAGACTTAAATcaattgtgtttttcttcaggCATATCTGCTGAAGATGAAATAAACAAGAACAGAATATTAAACAGTGTTTTGGAGCATTTAATTAGATGCTGAAAACCCAGCAGTATAATGAACTGTTTTACATCCATTAAAAGTGACTTgttttgttaaaaatgtaaaagttgGAAACTATTTGTGACAGATTTTTAACATTTCTTCCACCGTTTGTTATTCTTAACATTGATTATTACACgtctttgttgaatacttgattctgattggtcaatcacggcgtcctacggtctgttatttctttacagaagactgttgctatgtatatcagaccgttgctatggacgcaattctgatgtcggactctggcggaccatttttgtgtaaaaatattgatttcttaagtaagtagctgtgtaataagcgagaaaatgtacagctagctagtcatcgttgtgaaataaaccctttcagggcgatgcggcggtttatttcacaacaatgaccggctcattgtagattatcccttacttaatcaTAGTAAAAGATGTACAAAGATGTAttagtaaaagtaaaaacacttataacatatttattctgtttttttctgtcttgcaTTTCTATTCAGAAGTTTGAGGATATATTCAGATTAATTATCTTATCagatttcataaaatatttcaaatgaaAGTACAAAGATGTTCTTACTCAAGATTAAAAACACTTTAACAGCTGCGCACACATTAAATACTCAAATTTTGTTATTGAGTATAATTATTCCATGCATAAAGATCTTCATCAGCGAGAGTATTAAAGTAATATAAAGTATTTGATGTTGCATGGAGCGTGAGGTGAGGGGAAACCCACTTAAACTCAATACATCCACATTGTTTTATCCACAATTATTTGCAAAATGGAGTGAACCATTTCTCTAGGTCTCTAGGTTAATctgaataaaacaaatgcatcGTATTAATCTCAGTAAATAATATCAAACTGATGCAACCAAATTTCAACAATTAGACAATGCTACGTCTCTTTTAAGGTCATATATTGATTGAAATACTTTGattagacaaaaaaactaaaacatttcACAAATTCTAACTGACCTGTGGAGCTTTTTAAGAGTTAGTATTGTTTTTACTCACCAGTGCGGAGTATTCTTCTGCGCTGTGTAGTATCAGCGGTTCATTTATGAGTTGTCTGAAGTGTCGTGAATTTGACGCTGACAGGGAGGGGAGGATCTCCAGGAGGTTTTTGATGTCATGAGGGAATAGTGACTCTCCCAGACGAAGCCTCTTTAATAAGATGCATCCAGCAGCGGAGTATTTAAAACAAAGGGGGCATGTCTGAAGACCTGATCCTGAAGATCTGGTATTCAAATTTGGagactttacttgagtatttccatattTCCAAGTTAAattttcggtacataataagtgaatatattgtaattttagtcgtatattgtccCTCTTGTGTCCCTCCTGGTTGCAAAAcaacaagatggcgaaggccaaaaaccaagatggcaatggacaaaatgtcaaactcgaggcttcgaaacggtagtccacaaaccaatgggtgacgtcacggtgactacgtccacttcttatatccaGTGTATGATTGTAACTACCTTATGGCACTGGGAGCATCTTCCCGTTAGTGGAGACGCTGAGCACAGTTGCACAAGAGcctgtgtgtgagtatgtgtcaGGATGTATTGGGATTGATTGTTTTATAGGTTGGTTAATTGCATTTTAGCCTCTGCTTAGGTGAGTAGAACCCAATGTTCTGTTCCCTTGTGATCACAAAGATAAACCCACATTGATCCATTGTCTAACTGATGAATTACCAGATAGAAAGAGAGACTCAGAGAACAGGATCCTGTCATTTGGTTGCTTTACCTCTGTTTAGTCTAGGGGGGCAGTAGTGGTCTGCACTTCATACTAGATATGTGATGCGGGCAGCAGGGTTTCATCAAGAGAACTTGAAGCTTTTGCAAACATGACATGATTTTATATTAAATTTAACAACTCAACATGATCTTCTGGCATCACCCACAGTGTCAGTGCTGCCAGGGCAAGGGAAATAAATTACATATCCATTGGAGAATGTGTTTACGAAGAATCAAATAAATAAGACAAACCACACACAACAATATGAAATCTAATCTTGGATAAATCTACTTCAATTTGATATTTTTAGTATTCAATCAGGATCaatctatttatataaaaaGGCACTGGAACAAAGGATATATTCTGCTCCGGTGGTTCATATAATTGTAACAGAGCTGAGTCACGTCTTACATAAACACATTGTAAAATCATGCTGTTAGGAAACCTCTCCCTCGTTCTCTTATTTCCTGTCTCAAATGCATTAATGTTAGCAACAGGGCACGGCTGCAGGAGGCAGTGTATAGTACATGGTATCAGTCATGATCTGGCTTTTGCATATATTTCCCTGCGGGCGGTCAAGATGCCAAAACCAAAATAATAACATGCCTCGTTCTTTGCACTGTGCAGAAACCACTGAATCACCACATAGTGAAATCTTTAGTTCAGACATAGAAAAGAACatcatgaaaatacaacatctaTTGTAATGCAGTTAAGATGTAACAATAATGATTGTAAACAATCAtctcgacaactattggatggattgacaGGAATTTTGGCACACACAATAATGTTTCCCTCAACTATAATCACTCGGTAATCCTTTTGCTTTTTAtctatagcgccaccatcaggtcaatatttttcattttttattttggtttatgaccaaacacCTGCAAAATAACAATCTCAACAACAGCTGTACTAATATGCAAatttgtagtagtagtggtgacAATAAAGAAAAGGTTAGTATGCTAACACACAtgctaagatggtgaacatggtcaACATTATGCCTGCATCATGTAAGTAGGTATAATGCTGCTATCTTGCATACTCTTACTGTGCATTCTAATTCCCATACTACcctactatttagtatgccagaaaaagatttagtatgtccaaatacatagtatgtaaaatgcagtatgtcaaaaaataccaggatgtcctacagCATCATTCTGCAGTATGCAAACCAGCAtgtttttctggctattctgacccacaatcctctgcgcagtggatatatgagcaagagggtcaaagcaaagagtacagaagcaaagagacgaaactcctgtgtttttttgacaacagctgctgccaccattttggactgaaaatgcttattatatttataatattttataattcaacacaggccatttcggaaGAAtttgacaatagaatagaaatgatttgttttacttttgtgttGCACTTTCTTggcagacgttttactggcgtccggtagtcgcttcgAGTCCATAATGGTgcaagcgtagctttgctgctgagcgctgatgttgcaatggaacgtccaattggctttcacttcttggcaatatatgttctttggtcaaagttcaaggcacaatgttatgatgaagtaatatgtcccaattgtatgcatactacatgcaacagtacgtactttgtcagggcagctgcagtacttactgaaagtaaaaagaaaaagtatacgatttggaacgcagcctTCCGGttgacacacatacatacacagagctATGTAGAAACAAGGCGTACGTCTTGTTGTTAAGTCATTACATATGAtgtcattgttgtttttatgacgTGCCCAACCATTATATAAACTTTGTTTTGGTAGAAATTTGGATTTTATAGTTTTTCCTCTGAAACAATGTGGCAGTGAACGCAGCCTGAAAAGACAGAACAGTGCTGTATATGTGGCTCATCTATTGAGCTAAAATCTGTTGTCCAGTGTTTATTGAAATCACAGGAAAGGAATCTAAGAACAGAACAACAGACAGGTGGAAGATAAATGATCTCATATGGTCAGATATAAACACGAAACactgggcctcatgcaggaagcgaTATACAAACAAActttctcttatttttgtatcaCGTTGTGTTCTTGTTTTGTTAGTATCCATTTatttctgggattcaccaattttttcttatttttgctcttctctgaGGTAAGAGAACATTTTACGAGTGGTCAAGAGCACTGTTaccaagaaaaaaacatcttgttttcacaGTCAACAAATTGTTTGTCCAACTCAAGGAAACATAcgttttaaatttgaggaacaattcttgggcatgtgccagagtatttgcacacagcacaacacctgcccttatatagtgtttagggggcgatACCAAGTTATTTTAGGAGAATattgctgcatgaggcccaatgttaCACAACTCTTCTGTGTTTTTTAGCCCCTTTTCTGTCATCCTCTGTAATAGTTGCGAGAGATGAAATTGTCTGTAACAGAAACCTACGTGTGTTATCGCAGCCGGGAGAAAGAGAGCTAGAAATAGGGGTGAAAGTTTTCTGCAAAAGCACAAACTCTGGAGAAACTGTCATCAATCAGAAGTCCTGCTGCCTCAGATGTGTGAACGTAGAGAactgaagcagagagagaaaagaaacagaaatgGGAAAGGAGAGCTTCTTTTTATATGTTAATGTGCAGCAATTAATCACAGGGCAGCAATAGTTTATGTTTCATTGCGACAGATTGTCTCAATATCAGCTCAGCTGTCATTTCCACACTACATTTCTACTCTGATATGAACGTCGGCATTAACTGCATGTGCTGAGCTCCAGAGGATTAATAGACGTTTGTGTGGGGAGAGCAGCTACTGAGCCGACTCCTTTTAATGGGATATTTGACGTGAACATTATACACTGCAACTAACCCAATGGCCTGCAGCCAAAATAGGAAGAACGGGCATCTCACCAGCTTTCCACCCATTATTACAATTATGGCACTCTAAATATGCAGTAATCACCATAATTATGGCCCTTTAGTCTTGGGGCGGataactaacaaacaaacaacccaGAGTTTCATTTGGAAATCACTTCTTAATTTAGTTCATTATGAAATCAAACAACGGGATGTGATGAagcatttttcagttttttaaagAGCTACAAGACAGGATCCGCTTCTCAGATTGAAtcagcgtgtcataataacaggTTGTTATTGAAGCTTAATCCAGTCAGCGGATTCATGTCAGAGGAATATAGACAACAAGCGCAGtttcgtttaaaaaaaaagagagagcacaGTTTCAAGAAAGAAAAAGCACTTGAGACAGACAGGCCTATTTCAAGATGATTTACAGCGTTGTGCTGCCAGTAGCACTCAGTCACTCTGAAGAACTCAGAGACCACAGCAAATGTTTTACATGAAATTGCTATTAGAGAGCAGAACTGTTCAgataacttaaaggaacagtgtgtagcatttatggggatctattggcagaaatggaatataatataagtatgttttatttagtgtataatcatctgaaaataagaatcgttgtgttttcgttaccttagaatgaattgtttatatctacatagggagcgggtcctcttcacggagtcagGGGtcctcaaccttttgtaacttgagGCCTAATTTCCCAAATAAAagacaaactgggctataaatatgtgttatgccactgtcaggtgtaacgacccacataaatattcagctCACCCGTCACCACCTGCCATTATTATCACCACATgctttggagcttttactggtgcagcgttgtctccaacatcactttttcgctctattttgtgtcactgcatccaaaacatatatgtctgtaaagaggagactcgtgggtacccatagatcccattttcattcacatatcttgaggtcagagatcaagagacccctttaaaaatcaccatgccagtttttttctcgccaaaatttagcttaactttGAAGCCTTTTTttgcctccttcctgacaagctagcatgatatggattccttaggttttttagtttcatatgataccaggattttcattctagctttaaaacagagcctgctacaacctctgaaagatcgaataACAGCCGTCGCaagttgctccgccatgtttctagaGTAGCTCAGaaaagacaaaccaaacactggctctagagagagtctttcACGTTTTTtcgtcggccactgtagttctcctacacgcttgacacacgggagaagtttcagttggttgcaatctgcaacctcaccgctagatgtcgccaaatcctgcacactgcacctttaaaagtaTTATCAGAGCTGTGTGGTTTTGTAATAGGGATTGTATTTTACTCCATTTATCTTCTTTGCAGGCATTGACTTTTGTTTGAAGGACAGTGTTAATCGGTTCATTATGTAATTAATTATCAATATCCTAAATTTCAATTAGTTTGTGCCTTTATCTGCTCTTTCCACTCTTCAGACATAATTACATTCTCAGTAATCCCGTTTGCACAGCAGGGCCTGTTGAGTTAAGCAGTGGCTCAGTTAAACGAAGCTGTGTTTGGGTGAGTGAGGAATTTAAGGTGAATTTGAATTGAACAGAGTAGATGTTCACGATTTTAGTCAATAGTACAGTTATGGAATGATTTTGAATGCTGCTTTTAAAGAGATGGTTCAGgtcttttgaagtggggttgtatgagatacttatctatagtcggtgtattacttacagtagatgacggtcagtacacccccagtttggagaaacagacaggagttacttccaacggggaactgaagccgttgtatcatctatgctctcgtcaaagccaccagactccattgaaaaaacctgtaattttacctcacagaacacaggagctgctggtctaccgctgcctcgatctgttgtttgtttctgtcattgtgtgactttggtgaatccgaactcaCACAAGTCACACAATGACACCGACAAACTAATcgatggaggcagcggtagaccagcaactcctgtgttctgtgaggtaaaattactgtttttcaatggggtctggttgctttggcgagagcatagatgacggcttcagttccccgttggaaacacAGACTCTATAGCTGTCTGACCGCAAGGTAAACtggttaaaatattttaaatatagtgtacactaaaatatgttttgctgccacagcagtacatcgctttgcttcagtgcggtaactcctgtctgcttctccaagctgggggcgtgccaaccgtcatctataCAAAAccatttcaaaacacccaaactatccctcaTTTCCCCTTGGATAAAACCAAATTATGCTGACAAAGAATTTTCATTGAgcatttgattgtttttattttgctgtgaCGACAGGATATACAATAGTTTTGCAGCTGTTTGCaggattgttttattgtttaagcGGCACAACATGGTGGGAGTGGTTACCTTTCATGAACACAAATGTGCTTGTCCTTCTGAGACTCTAATCTGTACAATTATGGATGTATTTCTGCAGACAGGCAGGATTTGAATGAGTTTGAAAATGTTTGAGAAAGCTGACATAGAATATGTCGCCATGTTTTGAATGATGCTGTATGTCTAGATTCAACCAGTCCaactctctatctctctatgtTGAATACATTATTGAGTAACAAGACATCAACTCTTGATGTGTTTAACATATTTTAGATTCATCTTTGAACTGCATTCAGCTGGAGCTGTGTGGAAAACAAAGCATATAATGGAGGTAAATTATTGTAAATAAGAAACAATAgggtttttgtttattttagaatattgtgtATGGTTTGCAAACTGTATTTGTTAATGCATACATTATTTGTTTTAGTTTCTATCAACCCACTGCAGCAGATACACTACTAAATGTTTGAGGT from Sebastes fasciatus isolate fSebFas1 chromosome 13, fSebFas1.pri, whole genome shotgun sequence encodes the following:
- the LOC141780983 gene encoding G-protein coupled receptor 183-like, producing MARNVSSPLNSTSLPTRLPLNATADLNATVKPFSVVDGCDEQVEGILFDLTLQCINVIVGIPANLLVIAILIRNRKTPTTSDIFLGCLALMDAYFGAMTPISFLNIYLWQSREVWSAIKFSYGVKDTSGPLFLSCICLDRFVAVLFPIMFGRLKHIKYRLSLSVLVYCLTFAYSAAKVVGGLPNFEKVFTGEILAAFTWMAVCNVSILWALKKSRGPGKDKMQPLKKRAFKMVLSILCIIICNYLPLVALFPFEDYYSPDVFRCYVQPVGFAFLNISSTIQPLVYLSRLEKVPFLSDAKCCSCVSVENNQTPPAQNSPA